Proteins encoded by one window of Gemmatimonas aurantiaca:
- a CDS encoding amidohydrolase family protein, with protein MMSGRAFVWGMALSMTTLLATHVAADAIAAQRAPIGPATRSYVRVDTPVVALTNVRLIDGTGAAPREGQTLIVRDGRIAAMGPTANTPVPDGALRMDLAGKTVIPGLVMVHEHLYYPVGAGTYANLTESFTRLYLAGGVTSMRTGGNMNGISEILVGQSIARGDKPGPWIDATAPYLEGPGMGFNQVQILRDTSDARKLVEYWADLGATSFKAYMNISRAALKVAADAAHRRGLKITGHLCSVTYREAADAGIDDLEHAFFAMNDFVPNKKPDTCVGRGGAAQNTMAELDPASSDVQALFKYLIDRKVAVTSTLTIFETFTPGRPLPRGLDVLLPQLREDYQRRYESTQRNSQSPYLRAFPKGMAMERAFAKAGGTVIVGTDPTGGGGLVPGFSNQRAVELLVEAGFTPLEAIRISTLNGATYLGRGDVTGSLAIGKLADLVVLGGNPAQDITAIRNVELVFRQGVGFDPKALIESVRGKAGLW; from the coding sequence ATGATGTCCGGACGTGCGTTCGTGTGGGGTATGGCCCTGAGCATGACTACACTGCTCGCGACTCACGTGGCGGCCGATGCGATCGCGGCGCAGCGTGCCCCGATCGGACCCGCCACACGCTCGTACGTGCGTGTGGACACGCCGGTGGTGGCCCTCACGAATGTCCGGCTCATCGACGGGACCGGCGCCGCTCCCCGCGAGGGGCAGACGCTGATCGTGCGGGACGGTCGTATCGCGGCCATGGGGCCGACTGCGAATACACCCGTTCCCGATGGTGCGCTGCGCATGGATCTCGCCGGGAAGACCGTGATTCCCGGCCTCGTGATGGTTCATGAACATCTGTACTACCCGGTGGGGGCGGGCACGTACGCCAATCTCACGGAGAGTTTCACGCGGTTGTATCTCGCCGGCGGTGTCACCAGCATGCGCACCGGCGGCAACATGAACGGCATCTCCGAGATTCTCGTGGGGCAGTCCATCGCACGCGGTGACAAGCCCGGCCCGTGGATCGACGCGACCGCGCCGTATCTGGAGGGGCCGGGCATGGGCTTCAATCAGGTACAGATCCTTCGCGACACGAGCGATGCGCGCAAGCTGGTGGAATACTGGGCCGATCTCGGGGCCACGTCGTTCAAGGCGTACATGAACATCTCGCGGGCCGCGTTGAAGGTGGCGGCCGATGCGGCGCACAGGCGCGGTCTCAAGATCACGGGGCATCTGTGTTCGGTGACCTATCGTGAAGCGGCGGACGCGGGGATCGACGATCTCGAACATGCGTTCTTCGCCATGAACGACTTCGTGCCCAACAAGAAGCCCGATACCTGCGTCGGACGTGGCGGCGCGGCACAGAACACGATGGCCGAACTCGATCCGGCGAGCTCCGATGTGCAGGCGTTGTTCAAGTACCTGATCGATCGCAAGGTCGCCGTCACGAGCACACTGACCATTTTCGAGACATTCACGCCAGGACGTCCGTTGCCCCGCGGTCTCGATGTGCTGCTGCCGCAACTGCGCGAGGACTATCAGCGGCGGTACGAGAGCACGCAGCGCAACAGTCAGTCTCCGTATCTCAGGGCATTCCCCAAGGGCATGGCCATGGAGCGCGCCTTCGCGAAGGCCGGCGGTACGGTGATCGTCGGCACCGATCCGACCGGCGGTGGTGGGCTGGTGCCTGGATTCTCCAATCAGCGCGCGGTGGAATTGCTGGTGGAGGCGGGATTCACGCCGTTGGAGGCCATTCGCATTTCCACGTTGAACGGCGCCACGTATCTCGGTCGTGGCGATGTGACCGGCTCGCTGGCGATTGGCAAACTGGCCGATCTCGTCGTGCTGGGCGGCAATCCGGCGCAGGACATCACGGCCATCCGCAACGTGGAGTTGGTGTTCAGGCAGGGCGTGGGCTTCGATCCCAAGGCGCTCATCGAATCGGTGCGGGGCAAGGCAGGGCTCTGGTGA
- a CDS encoding gluconate 2-dehydrogenase subunit 3 family protein, with product MERREMMKLLATMPMGAWALSHSEVADAALHTHAVMESLEQAQPKTAFTPKFFQPLEWRTVRVLADIVIPRDARSGSATDAGVPEFMDFVMLTYTGNQTRMRDGLGWLNAESRTRFGKPFPDITAAQRVAIVDDIAWPAKAKPEHQAGVRFFNAFRDLCAGGFFTSRIGVKDIGYMGNVPQAFWKGCPAPANTKALGGA from the coding sequence ATGGAACGTCGCGAGATGATGAAGCTGCTGGCGACCATGCCCATGGGCGCGTGGGCGCTGTCGCACAGCGAGGTGGCCGATGCGGCGCTCCACACCCACGCCGTGATGGAGTCGCTGGAACAGGCGCAACCGAAGACGGCCTTCACGCCGAAGTTCTTCCAGCCGCTGGAGTGGCGTACGGTGCGGGTGCTGGCGGACATCGTGATTCCGCGCGATGCCAGATCCGGCAGCGCCACCGACGCCGGTGTGCCGGAGTTCATGGATTTCGTGATGCTCACGTACACCGGCAATCAGACCCGCATGCGCGATGGGCTGGGCTGGCTGAATGCCGAATCCCGCACGCGTTTCGGCAAGCCGTTCCCCGACATCACCGCGGCGCAGCGGGTGGCGATCGTCGATGACATTGCCTGGCCCGCGAAGGCCAAACCCGAACATCAGGCTGGCGTCCGTTTCTTCAATGCGTTCCGCGATCTCTGCGCCGGTGGCTTTTTCACCAGTCGTATCGGGGTGAAGGACATCGGCTACATGGGCAATGTGCCGCAGGCATTCTGGAAAGGCTGTCCGGCCCCGGCGAACACCAAGGCGCTGGGAGGCGCATGA
- a CDS encoding GMC family oxidoreductase, producing the protein MQIQPRRPEYDVCIVGSGAGGAMAAHELTRQGARVVLLEAGPWWDNTKDSSMLKMPYDTARRGGSTPERQFGEHDACLGGWDIPGEPYTVAEGSQSFRWWRGRMLGGRTNHWGRISLRFGPRDFKAKSHDGLGDDWPIGYDDLKPYYDRVDRLVGIFGSREGLDNHPDGEFMPPPEPRCYEKLVQRASKKLNVTCIPARLSIITKPLGMRAPCHYCGQCNRGCMTNSNFTAPNVLLFPAQKTGRLTILSNAMAREVTVNDAGLATGVSYIDKKTGRDEHVRAKVVVLAASSLESSRIMLNSKSSRFPNGIGNSSGVVGRYITDSTGTDVAGYIPALEGMPRHNCDGVGGGHIYMPWWVDNRKLDFPRGYHIEVWGGYGMPSYGFMGGIQRYPDGGGYGASLKESYRKYWGTTIGFSGRGEMIPNEKSYAEIDPERRDQWGIPVLRFHWQWTDYEYNQVKHMQETFRALIAEMGGTVFNPMPTKEQGYGISTGGTIIHELGTVRMGSDAKTSALNSNCQAWDCRNLFVADGGPFVSQCDKNPTWTILALSMRASEYITAQRKVGAL; encoded by the coding sequence ATGCAGATCCAGCCGCGGCGTCCCGAGTACGATGTGTGCATTGTGGGCTCCGGCGCCGGTGGCGCCATGGCGGCCCATGAGCTGACGCGGCAAGGCGCGCGGGTCGTGCTGCTCGAAGCCGGCCCCTGGTGGGACAATACCAAGGACTCCTCGATGCTCAAGATGCCGTACGATACGGCGCGGCGCGGGGGGAGCACGCCGGAGCGGCAGTTCGGGGAACACGATGCGTGCCTTGGCGGCTGGGACATTCCCGGTGAACCGTATACGGTGGCGGAGGGTTCGCAGAGCTTTCGCTGGTGGCGCGGTCGCATGTTGGGTGGTCGGACCAATCACTGGGGGCGCATCTCCCTGCGGTTCGGGCCGCGCGATTTCAAGGCGAAGTCTCACGACGGACTCGGCGACGACTGGCCGATCGGATACGACGACCTCAAACCGTACTACGATCGGGTCGATCGACTGGTCGGCATCTTCGGCAGCAGGGAAGGGCTCGACAATCACCCCGATGGCGAGTTCATGCCGCCGCCGGAACCGCGGTGTTACGAAAAACTCGTGCAGCGCGCGTCGAAGAAGCTGAATGTCACCTGCATTCCCGCGCGTCTTTCCATCATCACCAAGCCGCTCGGCATGCGCGCCCCCTGCCACTATTGCGGGCAGTGCAATCGTGGCTGCATGACCAACTCCAACTTCACGGCGCCCAATGTGCTGCTGTTTCCGGCGCAGAAGACCGGACGGCTCACGATCCTGAGCAACGCCATGGCGCGTGAAGTCACGGTGAACGATGCCGGACTCGCCACGGGTGTGAGTTATATCGACAAGAAGACCGGTCGCGACGAACACGTGCGCGCGAAGGTGGTGGTCCTGGCCGCATCGAGTCTCGAATCGAGCCGCATCATGCTCAACTCGAAGTCCTCGCGGTTTCCCAACGGGATCGGCAATTCGAGCGGCGTCGTCGGACGTTACATCACCGACTCCACCGGCACCGACGTGGCCGGGTATATCCCCGCTCTCGAAGGCATGCCGCGACACAACTGCGATGGTGTGGGCGGTGGGCACATCTACATGCCGTGGTGGGTGGACAACAGGAAGCTCGATTTCCCCCGCGGGTATCACATCGAAGTGTGGGGAGGATACGGTATGCCGAGCTATGGATTCATGGGCGGCATCCAGCGGTATCCCGATGGCGGTGGGTATGGTGCGTCGCTCAAGGAGAGCTACCGCAAGTACTGGGGCACCACGATCGGCTTCTCGGGACGCGGGGAGATGATCCCGAACGAGAAGTCGTACGCCGAGATCGATCCGGAACGCCGCGACCAGTGGGGCATTCCGGTGCTGCGGTTCCACTGGCAGTGGACGGACTACGAGTACAACCAGGTGAAACACATGCAGGAGACGTTCCGCGCGCTCATCGCCGAGATGGGAGGAACGGTGTTCAATCCCATGCCCACGAAGGAGCAGGGGTACGGCATCAGCACGGGCGGGACGATCATTCACGAACTGGGCACCGTGCGCATGGGCAGCGATGCGAAGACATCGGCACTCAACAGCAATTGTCAGGCGTGGGACTGCAGGAATCTCTTCGTGGCGGACGGCGGACCGTTCGTGTCGCAGTGCGACAAGAATCCCACCTGGACCATTCTCGCGCTGTCGATGCGCGCGTCCGAGTACATCACCGCGCAGCGCAAGGTGGGGGCTCTCTGA
- a CDS encoding sugar phosphate isomerase/epimerase, whose protein sequence is MNEPKHEHGHEHEHASIVSRRAALRLLAGGLAGGAGASLWPSLAAATGAGVTPSRARIERIGLQLYTVRSLLAKDLEGTIAAVARAGITELEFAGYYDKDAAWWRALLGRHGLTAPATHEALPATDEGWGAIFDRANAMGHRLVVVPSVTAEYRGSRANWQRLAERLNTGGARAKAAGLSLAYHNHDYEFTPIDGTTGYEVMTTQTDPNAVKLELDIYWAVKAGQDPLAIIGRWPGRVVACHMKDAGPPPERRMTDVGAGTIDFRSILAKGRNSGLSHWFIEHDNPTDPIASITASAAALKAL, encoded by the coding sequence ATGAACGAACCGAAACACGAGCACGGGCACGAACACGAACACGCGTCGATCGTATCGCGACGCGCGGCGTTGCGTCTGCTGGCCGGAGGCCTTGCCGGTGGTGCAGGAGCGTCGCTGTGGCCTTCCCTGGCGGCAGCCACCGGTGCCGGTGTGACGCCATCGCGGGCGCGCATCGAGCGCATCGGATTGCAGCTCTACACGGTGCGCAGTCTGCTGGCGAAAGATCTCGAAGGGACTATCGCCGCTGTCGCGCGGGCCGGCATCACGGAGTTGGAATTTGCGGGCTACTACGACAAGGATGCGGCGTGGTGGCGGGCGTTGCTCGGGCGGCATGGACTCACCGCGCCCGCGACCCATGAAGCGCTGCCAGCAACCGACGAGGGCTGGGGGGCGATTTTCGATCGGGCCAACGCGATGGGGCATCGTCTTGTGGTCGTGCCGTCGGTGACGGCCGAGTATCGCGGCTCGCGGGCCAACTGGCAGCGTCTGGCAGAGCGGTTGAACACGGGTGGAGCGCGCGCGAAGGCGGCGGGGTTGTCGCTGGCGTATCACAACCACGACTACGAATTCACGCCGATCGACGGCACCACGGGCTACGAAGTCATGACCACCCAGACCGATCCGAATGCGGTCAAGTTGGAGCTCGATATCTACTGGGCGGTGAAGGCCGGGCAGGATCCGTTGGCGATCATCGGGCGCTGGCCGGGCCGTGTCGTGGCATGTCACATGAAAGATGCAGGACCGCCGCCAGAACGTCGGATGACCGACGTGGGGGCCGGCACGATCGATTTCCGCAGCATTCTTGCGAAAGGGCGCAACAGCGGCCTCTCGCACTGGTTCATCGAGCACGACAACCCGACCGATCCGATCGCTTCGATCACCGCCAGCGCCGCGGCGCTCAAGGCGTTGTGA
- a CDS encoding GNAT family N-acetyltransferase gives MTTSLHIRPATAQDVSTIRELIEGLADYERLRHECIATDDLLRDALFGERPYAEVIIAEWEGAVAGFALFFHNFSTFLARPGIYLEDLFVPPAFRGRGIGKALLVRLAALAMERRCGRLEWSVLDWNVDAIGFYEKLGARPQDEWTVYRVAGDALTQLAAGGPEA, from the coding sequence ATGACCACATCGTTGCACATTCGTCCGGCCACGGCGCAGGACGTGTCCACCATCCGCGAACTCATCGAGGGGCTGGCCGACTACGAACGGCTCCGGCACGAGTGCATCGCAACCGACGATCTGCTGCGGGACGCGCTGTTCGGAGAGCGGCCTTATGCCGAGGTGATCATTGCCGAATGGGAAGGCGCGGTCGCCGGTTTCGCCCTGTTCTTCCACAATTTCTCCACGTTCCTTGCGCGACCGGGGATCTATCTCGAAGATCTCTTTGTCCCGCCGGCATTCCGGGGGCGTGGGATCGGCAAGGCGCTGCTCGTACGACTGGCTGCCCTGGCGATGGAACGCCGGTGTGGACGACTCGAGTGGTCGGTGCTCGACTGGAACGTCGATGCGATCGGCTTCTACGAAAAACTCGGCGCGCGCCCGCAGGACGAATGGACCGTCTATCGCGTCGCGGGTGATGCGCTCACGCAGTTGGCCGCGGGAGGACCGGAAGCATGA
- a CDS encoding FAD-binding oxidoreductase yields MSQSNVPVWDDGQWTPLSALTGDVSADSCVIGLGGTGLTIIEELLRRDERVIGIDAGDVGAGAAGRNGGFLLAGAYDFYHDAVRKHGRERARAIHAATLAELPRIAAAAPGTVRFTGSRRLAADEWELDDCRAQLEAMRADGLACEWIEDALGVGLFLPADASFNPLARCRAMAVQARAEGARLFARTPVQEIVGTRVITPHGVVHCARVFVAVDGRLELLLPELIGRVRTARLQMLATAPTTECRIPCPMYYREGYEYWQQLPDGSVALGGFRDRAGESEWSTDAIPTEPVQGMLEDFLRSHIGVAAPVTHRWAACAGYTDTGLPIVEQVREGVWALGGYSGTGNVIGALAARAVVGAALDGDFFAVRTLLGENRRTES; encoded by the coding sequence ATGAGCCAGTCGAATGTCCCGGTTTGGGACGATGGTCAGTGGACGCCACTTTCCGCGTTGACGGGCGATGTCAGCGCCGATTCCTGCGTGATCGGCCTCGGTGGTACGGGCCTGACCATCATCGAGGAGTTGCTGCGTCGCGACGAACGGGTGATCGGGATCGACGCGGGTGACGTGGGCGCTGGCGCGGCCGGCCGCAATGGCGGTTTCCTGCTGGCCGGTGCCTATGACTTCTATCACGATGCCGTGCGCAAGCATGGGCGGGAGCGCGCGCGGGCCATCCATGCGGCGACGCTGGCCGAGTTGCCGCGTATCGCTGCCGCCGCGCCGGGCACAGTGCGCTTCACGGGCTCACGTCGTCTCGCGGCCGACGAGTGGGAACTCGACGACTGTCGGGCGCAGCTCGAAGCCATGCGGGCCGACGGGTTGGCCTGCGAATGGATCGAAGACGCACTCGGCGTCGGCCTGTTTCTGCCCGCGGATGCCTCGTTCAATCCGTTGGCGCGCTGCCGCGCCATGGCAGTGCAGGCCCGTGCCGAAGGAGCGCGGCTCTTCGCGCGCACGCCGGTACAGGAGATCGTCGGCACGCGCGTGATCACGCCACATGGTGTGGTGCATTGTGCGCGGGTATTCGTGGCGGTGGATGGCCGTCTCGAGTTGTTGCTACCCGAACTCATCGGTCGGGTACGGACGGCACGCCTGCAGATGCTGGCCACGGCACCCACCACCGAATGCCGGATTCCCTGTCCCATGTACTATCGTGAGGGCTACGAGTACTGGCAGCAATTACCCGATGGCTCGGTGGCGTTGGGCGGATTTCGCGATCGGGCGGGCGAGAGCGAGTGGAGCACCGATGCGATTCCCACCGAACCGGTGCAGGGCATGCTCGAAGATTTCCTGCGTTCGCATATCGGTGTTGCGGCACCCGTCACGCATCGCTGGGCCGCTTGTGCCGGTTACACGGATACGGGACTGCCCATCGTGGAACAGGTGCGCGAGGGCGTGTGGGCGCTGGGTGGCTATTCGGGGACCGGCAACGTGATCGGCGCACTGGCTGCACGCGCGGTGGTCGGTGCGGCGCTCGATGGCGATTTTTTTGCCGTGCGCACCTTGCTCGGGGAAAACCGGAGAACGGAATCATGA
- a CDS encoding S41 family peptidase, which translates to MAPRTAFIEQFDTLWARFDAVYPSFAYKRVDWRAQRDTYRARALRVRTQDELIAVLIEMLAPLQDRHVWLVDPRGQVVPTYRTNTLANFDRARWEAAMREASIIKRNEIGEGMVAGYAYLYIGTWKAPVDIDALDAALLRARDAQGLIIDVRTNAGGNDGTALAFAGRFTRRSFPASYVEIRTDPRVTDVEMPLARTLAPRGPWQFTRPVVLIAGRGGLSATESFVAAMRTLPQVTVIGDTTGGASGNPATFALGNGWRFTVPRWLEYGPDRQPIEGRGVAPHLAMTWDPEGYDSARDPLIDAAVGLLGERTGVYRIAPAGAAEPPSRQDPKQQDPKQDSKPDSRLQDGHDRR; encoded by the coding sequence GTGGCGCCGCGGACGGCCTTCATCGAGCAGTTCGATACGTTGTGGGCGCGATTCGACGCCGTCTATCCGTCGTTCGCCTACAAGCGTGTCGATTGGCGTGCCCAGCGCGACACATACCGGGCACGCGCCTTGCGCGTGCGCACCCAGGACGAGCTGATTGCGGTGCTGATCGAGATGCTCGCGCCCTTGCAGGATCGCCACGTGTGGCTCGTCGATCCGCGTGGTCAGGTCGTGCCCACCTATCGCACCAATACCCTGGCGAATTTCGATCGGGCGCGATGGGAAGCGGCCATGCGCGAAGCGAGCATCATCAAACGCAACGAAATCGGCGAAGGGATGGTGGCGGGGTATGCCTACCTGTACATCGGCACCTGGAAGGCGCCGGTGGACATCGACGCCCTGGATGCGGCATTGCTTCGTGCGCGGGATGCGCAGGGACTCATCATCGACGTGCGAACGAATGCGGGCGGCAACGATGGCACCGCGCTGGCGTTTGCCGGTCGCTTCACACGCCGCTCGTTTCCGGCCTCCTACGTGGAGATCCGGACCGATCCCCGCGTGACCGACGTGGAGATGCCGCTCGCGCGTACGCTCGCGCCGCGGGGGCCGTGGCAGTTCACGCGCCCGGTGGTGCTCATCGCGGGCCGGGGTGGACTCAGTGCCACCGAGAGTTTCGTGGCGGCGATGCGCACGCTTCCCCAGGTCACCGTCATCGGGGATACCACCGGCGGCGCTTCGGGAAATCCCGCCACCTTCGCTCTGGGGAATGGCTGGCGATTCACGGTGCCGCGGTGGCTCGAGTATGGCCCCGACCGGCAGCCCATCGAGGGGCGGGGGGTGGCTCCGCATCTGGCCATGACCTGGGACCCCGAGGGATATGATTCCGCCCGGGATCCCCTGATCGATGCCGCGGTCGGATTGCTAGGAGAGCGGACTGGAGTGTACCGTATCGCGCCGGCCGGAGCGGCGGAGCCGCCGAGCCGGCAGGACCCGAAGCAGCAGGATCCCAAGCAGGACTCCAAACCGGATTCCAGGCTGCAGGACGGACACGACCGCCGCTGA
- a CDS encoding prolyl oligopeptidase family serine peptidase, translating to MRSLLTNVAGVRSGALPLTLARTVFAVSVSGLLTVPALLRAQNRAGNAATSSPTSRAADPLTDEGYITPPEAIARLVTALRESNVAYTTPSPGGRKYFARTVSDGLPTLKYVGKAHHNLGGLQIDQAGNRERALTMRSAAGLELFEWETGRKIAVALPAGARTAPPVWSPDGSKIAFFALFDDATQLYVADAATGKTTPVSGRNVLATTVTAPVWSADGQSVVVVLTPDGRGPEPKEPALATGPMVRMNEGGKLKTRTYADLVMTPYEKDLVAYHITGQLALVNVKTRAVKKIGAPGMIRALDPSPDGRYFRVTYLEKPFSYVLPVSSFGTREVIVDGTGAIVREIVHKPLREADDPVSPADPMNANRAQGDRVPVDTSKRNIAWHPRGGLIYAQVAPANGNANRSAGAADAGGRSDSAGARRQDRIMHWKAPFEANGATALYQTANRITAARFNDAGTILFVTETGTGGSFEQAIFLDENNAKFTVIAPRPRGRGDSAAAPTPPGGGFGRGNAGALVSRPGSKGDAVIVVSTDGKSVFTVGNPADTARSPKTYVEKIEIRTGNRTRIYESAGDVLETISAPLDDDFTRAIVQRESPTLVPQSFVLTLASKEAKQLTNNVDVMPEISKAVKKTVVARRADGYSFNVKVTLPADYRDGTRLPAMFWFYPREYDNQAAYDRSLTQSTAADRRYPSFGPRSLQFLVTQGYAVVEPDAPIFASEGQLPNDNYVVDLRNNLAAVIDALDTLQIIDRQRLGLGGHSYGAFSTVNAMVHTPFFKAGIAGDGAYNRTLTPNGFQSERRDLWQGRQTYLEMSPMLYADRLNGALLMYHSTEDQNVGTDPINSTRLYHALMGLGKTTSLYMYPYEDHGPIARETVLDQWARWVAWLDKYVKNAGQKKNTAM from the coding sequence ATGCGCTCTCTCCTCACGAACGTCGCCGGTGTACGCTCGGGAGCGTTGCCGCTGACGCTTGCCCGCACCGTCTTCGCAGTGTCCGTTTCCGGACTGCTCACGGTCCCGGCTCTGCTGAGGGCGCAGAATCGGGCCGGCAATGCGGCCACCTCGTCTCCGACGTCCCGTGCGGCAGACCCGCTCACCGACGAAGGGTACATCACGCCGCCGGAGGCGATCGCGAGACTCGTCACCGCGCTGCGGGAGTCGAATGTCGCCTACACGACGCCGAGCCCGGGCGGTCGGAAGTACTTCGCGCGCACGGTGAGCGATGGATTGCCCACGCTCAAGTACGTGGGCAAAGCGCATCACAATCTCGGAGGCCTGCAGATCGATCAGGCCGGCAACCGGGAGCGCGCGCTCACCATGCGCAGCGCCGCCGGCCTCGAACTCTTCGAATGGGAAACGGGCCGCAAGATCGCCGTGGCGCTGCCGGCGGGAGCACGGACTGCACCGCCGGTGTGGTCGCCCGACGGATCGAAGATCGCGTTCTTTGCCTTGTTCGACGATGCCACGCAGCTCTATGTCGCCGACGCGGCCACCGGCAAGACCACACCCGTATCGGGGCGCAATGTCCTCGCGACGACGGTGACGGCACCGGTGTGGAGCGCCGACGGTCAGTCGGTGGTGGTGGTCCTCACACCCGATGGCCGTGGCCCCGAACCCAAAGAGCCAGCACTCGCCACGGGTCCGATGGTGCGCATGAACGAAGGCGGCAAGCTCAAGACACGCACGTATGCCGATCTGGTGATGACGCCTTATGAGAAGGATCTGGTGGCGTATCACATCACGGGACAGTTGGCGCTCGTCAACGTGAAGACGCGGGCCGTGAAGAAGATCGGCGCGCCGGGCATGATCCGCGCGCTCGATCCCTCGCCGGACGGGCGGTACTTCCGGGTAACCTACCTGGAGAAGCCGTTTTCGTATGTCCTGCCGGTATCGTCGTTCGGCACGCGCGAGGTGATCGTGGATGGCACGGGCGCGATCGTGCGGGAGATCGTGCACAAGCCGCTCCGTGAAGCAGACGATCCCGTCAGTCCGGCCGATCCGATGAACGCCAATCGGGCGCAGGGCGATCGGGTGCCGGTGGACACCAGCAAACGCAACATCGCCTGGCATCCTCGTGGAGGACTCATCTACGCGCAGGTGGCGCCGGCCAACGGGAATGCGAACCGCTCCGCGGGAGCGGCAGACGCCGGGGGCCGTTCCGACAGCGCCGGTGCGCGTCGGCAGGATCGCATCATGCACTGGAAGGCCCCGTTCGAAGCCAATGGCGCGACGGCGCTCTATCAGACCGCCAATCGCATCACGGCGGCACGCTTCAACGATGCGGGTACCATTCTCTTCGTCACCGAAACGGGAACCGGCGGCTCGTTCGAACAGGCCATCTTCCTCGACGAGAACAACGCGAAGTTCACCGTCATCGCTCCGCGGCCGCGTGGTCGGGGTGATAGCGCGGCGGCGCCCACGCCACCGGGCGGCGGTTTTGGACGCGGCAATGCCGGCGCGCTCGTGTCGCGGCCTGGCAGCAAGGGGGACGCGGTGATCGTCGTCTCCACTGATGGCAAGTCGGTATTCACCGTAGGCAACCCGGCGGATACGGCGCGCTCGCCCAAGACCTACGTGGAGAAGATCGAGATCCGTACGGGGAATCGCACGCGCATCTACGAAAGTGCCGGCGATGTGCTCGAGACCATCTCGGCGCCGCTGGACGACGACTTCACCCGCGCGATCGTACAGCGTGAATCGCCCACACTGGTTCCGCAGTCGTTCGTGCTGACGCTCGCCTCGAAGGAAGCGAAGCAGCTCACGAACAACGTCGATGTGATGCCGGAGATCAGCAAGGCGGTGAAGAAGACCGTGGTCGCTCGCCGCGCCGACGGTTACAGCTTCAACGTGAAGGTGACGCTGCCGGCCGACTATCGGGACGGCACCCGGCTACCGGCGATGTTCTGGTTCTATCCACGCGAGTACGACAACCAGGCGGCCTACGACCGCTCGCTCACACAGAGTACGGCGGCCGACCGGCGGTATCCATCCTTCGGTCCACGCTCGTTGCAGTTCCTGGTGACGCAGGGTTACGCCGTCGTGGAGCCCGACGCGCCGATCTTCGCGAGCGAAGGCCAGCTTCCCAACGACAACTATGTCGTCGATCTGCGCAACAATCTCGCGGCGGTCATCGACGCACTCGATACCCTGCAGATCATCGACCGACAGCGCCTCGGCCTGGGCGGCCACAGCTACGGGGCGTTCAGCACGGTGAACGCCATGGTGCACACCCCGTTCTTCAAGGCAGGTATTGCCGGAGACGGTGCGTACAACCGAACGCTGACGCCCAACGGCTTCCAGAGCGAACGTCGAGATCTCTGGCAGGGCCGGCAGACGTATCTCGAGATGTCGCCCATGCTCTACGCCGACCGGCTCAACGGTGCGCTGCTCATGTATCACAGCACCGAAGACCAGAACGTAGGGACCGATCCGATCAACTCCACGCGTCTCTATCACGCACTCATGGGACTCGGCAAGACCACCTCGCTGTACATGTACCCGTACGAGGATCACGGTCCGATCGCCAGGGAAACCGTGCTCGATCAGTGGGCACGGTGGGTGGCCTGGCTGGACAAGTACGTGAAGAATGCGGGTCAGAAGAAAAACACCGCCATGTGA
- a CDS encoding acyloxyacyl hydrolase: protein MAFSDAVALRTASHNEVVEGDLRTVSVQVTRAVFRTHWHDRPLTLSWLAEALPVMLMKSGAPPNRVPTTETDREEALDPARMARYQVRNVYGFGLAPFGAEAEVPMTGALQLLVNTTAGGAWFNKVVPYGRATQANFTVAPGVALQMPFGGSHALAVGYALHHLSNASFGDANPGLNSHLVTLRLRAR from the coding sequence TTGGCTTTCTCCGACGCGGTCGCGTTGCGAACGGCGTCGCACAATGAGGTGGTCGAGGGGGATTTGCGGACGGTGTCCGTGCAGGTCACGCGGGCGGTGTTCCGTACCCACTGGCACGATCGTCCGCTGACACTGTCGTGGTTAGCCGAGGCGTTGCCGGTGATGCTGATGAAGTCAGGCGCACCACCCAATCGGGTTCCCACGACGGAGACCGATCGCGAGGAAGCGCTTGATCCGGCGCGCATGGCTCGCTATCAGGTTCGGAATGTGTATGGCTTCGGCCTCGCTCCATTCGGGGCCGAGGCCGAAGTGCCGATGACGGGCGCACTGCAACTGCTGGTGAACACGACCGCGGGCGGTGCATGGTTCAACAAGGTCGTGCCGTACGGACGTGCCACGCAGGCCAATTTCACCGTCGCGCCGGGCGTGGCGCTGCAGATGCCCTTCGGCGGGTCACACGCATTGGCCGTGGGGTATGCGCTGCATCATCTGTCGAACGCGAGTTTCGGCGATGCGAACCCGGGACTGAATTCGCATCTGGTCACGCTGCGATTGCGAGCGCGGTGA